A portion of the Halobacillus ihumii genome contains these proteins:
- a CDS encoding CBS domain-containing protein, translating into MKTVKDVMTSDVSVCQTSDTLFDAASMMKQENVGAVPICDESGHLMGMVTDRDLVIRGYADKNPDSTPIQQVMSEHLYHISPDTTLEEAGKKMAEHQVRRLPVVENGKLTGIIALGDLSLDQKSDHAAGVALHDISERPELH; encoded by the coding sequence ATGAAGACCGTTAAAGACGTAATGACGAGTGATGTATCTGTGTGTCAAACGAGTGATACCTTATTCGATGCAGCATCTATGATGAAACAGGAAAATGTTGGAGCCGTGCCTATATGTGATGAAAGTGGGCATTTAATGGGTATGGTAACCGATAGAGACTTAGTTATCCGAGGATATGCTGATAAGAATCCAGATTCTACCCCTATTCAACAAGTGATGAGTGAGCATCTGTATCACATCAGCCCAGATACGACCCTTGAGGAAGCCGGAAAGAAGATGGCCGAGCACCAGGTACGCCGACTGCCTGTCGTTGAAAATGGAAAACTGACAGGTATTATTGCGCTTGGTGATTTGTCACTTGATCAGAAATCAGATCATGCTGCTGGTGTAGCTTTGCACGACATTTCAGAGCGTCCAGAGCTTCATTAA
- a CDS encoding CAP domain-containing protein: MRNSIAVGLLFILLSGACYLFLDHTDPPEPQSSAESIIDTAPPEQAVTKNSQAKQEEQKTFFSWLGASSEEILSQFKEPDRIDQSPYGYEWWVYSGKDRYFQIGVLDGEVVTAVTFSENPNEQLVIGTSYRQLNQAYNFQSDVSIQSGMYAFQLTEKDLETRPLIPLEDGWSAQLYFDTFTEELSAVRAVRNDILLEQQPYQLTYRGDLPTPQILTAEEWEEINQGAEQQIFEMTNYIRQRHEVDSLKVHHKAAKVAFSHSKDMNEHNYFSHHSKNGDGVGERLMEANVPYTRAGENIAAQYIDSTAAIHGWINSKGHRESLLDERYTHLGVGVDQLYYTQNFLALP; this comes from the coding sequence ATGAGGAATTCGATTGCTGTGGGATTGCTATTTATTCTATTAAGTGGGGCGTGCTACTTGTTTTTAGATCATACAGACCCTCCGGAACCTCAATCATCAGCCGAGTCCATCATAGACACAGCGCCACCTGAGCAGGCTGTTACGAAAAATAGTCAGGCAAAGCAGGAAGAACAGAAAACATTCTTCTCCTGGCTTGGGGCTTCAAGTGAGGAAATTCTATCACAGTTTAAGGAGCCGGATCGAATTGATCAAAGTCCATACGGGTATGAGTGGTGGGTGTATTCAGGAAAAGATCGTTATTTTCAAATAGGTGTTCTCGATGGGGAAGTAGTTACGGCAGTTACTTTTAGCGAAAATCCAAATGAACAGCTAGTTATTGGGACAAGTTATCGCCAATTAAACCAGGCTTACAATTTCCAATCAGATGTGTCGATCCAGAGTGGAATGTATGCCTTTCAACTTACCGAAAAAGATCTAGAAACAAGGCCGCTTATTCCATTAGAGGATGGATGGTCTGCACAGCTTTATTTTGATACATTTACCGAAGAGCTATCAGCTGTTCGTGCAGTTAGAAATGATATTTTATTGGAACAGCAGCCCTATCAACTTACGTATAGAGGGGATCTGCCGACACCTCAGATCCTTACAGCAGAGGAGTGGGAGGAGATCAATCAGGGCGCTGAGCAGCAAATCTTCGAGATGACCAATTATATCCGTCAGAGACATGAAGTGGACTCATTGAAGGTTCATCACAAGGCAGCAAAGGTAGCGTTTAGTCATAGTAAAGATATGAATGAACATAATTATTTCTCTCATCATTCAAAAAATGGAGATGGGGTGGGGGAACGGCTGATGGAAGCAAATGTTCCCTACACGAGAGCAGGCGAAAATATCGCGGCTCAGTATATCGACTCAACTGCTGCTATCCATGGATGGATAAATAGTAAAGGCCACCGTGAATCCTTGCTTGATGAACGATACACCCATTTAGGTGTTGGGGTGGATCAATTGTATTACACCCAGAATTTCCTCGCCTTGCCTTGA
- the ylbD gene encoding spore coat protein YlbD: MSEKILHPSVQQFKDFVDANPNVKSQLRKNHKLIQSYYEKWMILGEDDPFWTSLPKTKAKNDGNKKDWMKQFGDLMQDVNWEDVSKHIDELNGAIGQIQQLITNIQQENKQNSRQETIGYPYY, translated from the coding sequence ATGAGTGAAAAGATCTTGCACCCAAGCGTCCAGCAATTTAAGGATTTTGTAGATGCCAATCCTAATGTGAAAAGTCAGCTAAGGAAGAACCATAAACTTATCCAAAGCTATTATGAAAAGTGGATGATTCTAGGAGAAGATGATCCTTTCTGGACATCCTTACCGAAAACAAAAGCAAAAAATGATGGGAATAAAAAGGATTGGATGAAGCAATTTGGAGATTTGATGCAGGATGTCAATTGGGAAGATGTTTCTAAGCATATCGATGAACTAAATGGAGCGATCGGACAGATTCAACAGCTGATTACGAACATTCAACAGGAAAACAAACAAAACTCAAGGCAAGAAACCATCGGCTATCCTTATTATTAA